From a single Granulicella aggregans genomic region:
- the hisI gene encoding phosphoribosyl-AMP cyclohydrolase, protein MTAGATDPINIDFAKMDGLVPGMVQDAKTGELLMLGFLNETSYKMTLETGYVTFWSRTRGKLWMKGETSGNRLRVISASTDCDNDALLFKVEVEGDGLVCHEGTVSCFTKPIAVTAASGETK, encoded by the coding sequence ATGACCGCAGGCGCAACAGACCCAATCAACATCGACTTCGCCAAAATGGACGGCCTAGTCCCCGGCATGGTTCAGGACGCCAAGACCGGCGAACTCCTCATGCTCGGCTTTCTCAACGAAACCAGCTACAAGATGACCCTGGAAACCGGTTACGTCACCTTCTGGTCCCGCACCCGTGGGAAGCTTTGGATGAAGGGCGAGACCAGCGGCAACCGTCTCCGCGTCATCTCCGCATCGACAGACTGCGACAACGACGCCCTCCTCTTCAAGGTCGAAGTCGAAGGCGACGGCCTGGTCTGCCACGAAGGCACCGTAAGCTGCTTCACCAAACCCATCGCCGTAACCGCCGCATCAGGAGAGACAAAGTAA
- a CDS encoding DUF3592 domain-containing protein: protein MPKTNWEQTAGRVIHIDSIYPRGRLQFIVAFTYEVEGKIYEGTLYTFDSIHEGDSLVVKYDPLEPKRNDFETRQKLINRVAVAVAVPLAGAALLLVWFSLRR, encoded by the coding sequence ATGCCAAAGACTAACTGGGAGCAAACCGCCGGAAGAGTTATCCATATTGATTCGATATACCCACGCGGGCGACTGCAGTTCATCGTTGCGTTTACTTATGAAGTCGAAGGCAAAATCTACGAAGGCACGCTCTATACATTCGATTCAATACATGAGGGCGACTCACTCGTCGTGAAGTATGACCCTCTCGAACCGAAGCGTAATGACTTTGAAACTCGCCAGAAGTTAATCAACCGTGTAGCGGTTGCGGTTGCTGTACCTCTTGCAGGCGCTGCGCTATTGCTTGTTTGGTTCAGCCTCAGGCGCTAG
- the hisG gene encoding ATP phosphoribosyltransferase yields the protein MSANKLKLGIPKGSLQDATLALFERAGWRIFASGRSYFPTIDDVEIECMLVRAQEMARYVEHGALDAGLTGRDWVLENESDVEYVTSLTYSKQSRQTVKWVLAVPEDSPFQKPEDLAGKIIATELVEFTKRYFASKNIPVKVEFSWGATEVKPPTLADAIVEVTETGSSLRANRLRIIETLMESETQLIANKQAYADAWKRNKIDNISLMLNAAIAAQGRVGLMMNARKADLDAVTNVLPALNSPTISQLRDPEWVALNTILDESLVRDVIPKLKLAGATGIVEYPLSKVVI from the coding sequence ATGTCCGCGAACAAACTCAAGCTCGGCATCCCCAAAGGCAGTCTGCAGGACGCCACCCTCGCCCTCTTCGAACGCGCCGGCTGGCGCATCTTCGCCAGCGGTCGCAGCTACTTCCCCACCATCGACGACGTCGAGATCGAGTGCATGCTCGTCCGCGCCCAGGAGATGGCACGCTACGTCGAACACGGCGCGCTCGATGCCGGCCTCACCGGCCGCGACTGGGTCCTCGAGAACGAGTCCGACGTCGAGTACGTCACCAGCCTCACCTACTCCAAGCAGTCCCGCCAGACCGTCAAATGGGTGCTCGCCGTCCCCGAAGACTCGCCCTTCCAAAAGCCCGAAGACCTCGCTGGTAAGATCATCGCCACCGAGCTCGTCGAGTTCACCAAGCGCTACTTTGCCTCGAAGAACATCCCCGTCAAAGTCGAGTTCAGCTGGGGCGCAACGGAGGTAAAACCGCCTACATTGGCCGACGCCATCGTCGAAGTCACCGAGACCGGCAGCAGCCTCCGCGCCAACCGCCTCCGCATCATCGAGACGCTCATGGAGTCCGAGACCCAGCTCATCGCCAACAAGCAAGCCTACGCCGATGCCTGGAAGCGCAACAAGATCGACAACATCTCCCTGATGCTCAACGCCGCCATCGCAGCGCAAGGCCGCGTCGGCCTCATGATGAACGCGCGCAAGGCCGACCTCGACGCCGTCACCAACGTTCTGCCCGCGCTCAACTCGCCCACCATCTCGCAGCTCCGCGATCCCGAATGGGTCGCCCTCAACACCATCCTCGATGAATCCCTCGTCCGCGACGTCATCCCCAAACTCAAACTAGCCGGAGCCACCGGCATCGTCGAATACCCACTCAGCAAAGTCGTGATCTAG
- the hisF gene encoding imidazole glycerol phosphate synthase subunit HisF produces the protein MLTKRIIACLDVRDGRVVKGIQFVDIIDAGDPAELARRHAVSGADEIVLLDITATHEGRGTLLDTVKRTAAALFVPFTVGGGIRSAEDAAAVFNAGADKVSINSSAIARPELIGEIGASFGAQAVIVAIDARRNASSSDPVGEAEVYVSGGRKPTGLRVIDWAREAEQRGAGEILLTSMNTDGMRAGFDCELTARVSAAVQIPVIASGGAGSAAHFAQVFSHNEGGGKADAALAASIFHFGVTDSRALKSELQRAGISVRLPC, from the coding sequence ATGCTGACCAAACGAATCATCGCCTGCCTCGACGTCCGCGACGGACGCGTCGTCAAGGGCATCCAGTTCGTCGATATCATCGACGCCGGCGACCCCGCCGAACTCGCCCGTCGCCACGCCGTCTCCGGCGCGGACGAGATCGTCCTGCTCGACATCACCGCCACCCACGAAGGCCGCGGGACACTGCTCGACACCGTCAAGCGCACCGCCGCCGCGCTCTTCGTCCCCTTCACCGTCGGCGGCGGCATCCGCTCGGCTGAAGACGCGGCTGCCGTCTTCAACGCCGGTGCCGACAAGGTCAGCATCAACTCCTCCGCCATCGCAAGGCCGGAACTCATCGGCGAGATCGGCGCGAGCTTCGGTGCGCAGGCCGTCATCGTCGCCATCGACGCCCGACGGAACGCCTCATCGTCAGATCCCGTGGGAGAAGCCGAGGTCTACGTCAGCGGAGGCCGCAAACCCACCGGTCTGCGTGTCATCGACTGGGCCCGCGAGGCCGAGCAGCGCGGCGCAGGCGAGATCCTGCTGACCAGCATGAACACCGACGGCATGAGGGCGGGCTTCGACTGCGAACTCACCGCCCGCGTTAGCGCCGCCGTGCAAATCCCCGTCATCGCGTCTGGAGGCGCAGGCTCCGCCGCGCACTTCGCTCAAGTCTTCAGCCACAACGAAGGAGGCGGCAAAGCCGACGCCGCGCTCGCCGCCAGCATCTTCCACTTCGGCGTCACCGACTCCCGCGCACTAAAGTCCGAACTCCAGCGCGCCGGCATCAGCGTCCGCCTTCCCTGCTAA
- the hisH gene encoding imidazole glycerol phosphate synthase subunit HisH yields MIAIIDYKAGNLTSVVKALTYLNAPEITVTQDPDLVRKAAKIVLPGVGHFQATQLLTDLGLTEAVRESVARGTWFLGVCVGLQWLFEGSTEAPATAGLGHFPGPCKHFPSQYEGTDLKSPHVGWNSLEEIREDSKLLSGIAPSGFVYYTHSWRAPIVKATAAVTNYGGPFTAAVEQDNVMGVQFHPEKSAAVGLQVLKNFIEL; encoded by the coding sequence ATGATCGCCATCATCGACTACAAAGCGGGCAACCTCACCAGCGTCGTCAAGGCGCTGACCTACCTTAACGCGCCCGAGATCACCGTCACGCAAGACCCCGACCTCGTCCGCAAGGCCGCGAAGATCGTCCTTCCCGGCGTCGGCCACTTCCAGGCCACGCAGCTCCTCACCGACCTCGGCCTCACCGAAGCAGTCCGCGAGAGCGTCGCCCGCGGCACCTGGTTCCTCGGAGTCTGCGTCGGCCTGCAGTGGCTCTTCGAAGGCTCAACCGAAGCCCCCGCCACCGCCGGTCTCGGCCACTTCCCCGGCCCCTGCAAACACTTCCCCTCGCAGTATGAAGGCACAGACCTCAAGTCACCGCACGTAGGCTGGAACTCGCTCGAAGAGATCCGCGAAGACTCGAAACTCCTGAGCGGAATCGCCCCCAGCGGCTTCGTCTACTACACCCACTCCTGGCGCGCGCCCATCGTAAAAGCAACCGCCGCAGTTACAAATTATGGAGGTCCCTTCACCGCCGCCGTCGAACAGGACAACGTCATGGGCGTCCAGTTCCACCCCGAGAAATCCGCCGCTGTCGGGTTGCAAGTATTGAAGAACTTCATCGAGCTATAA
- a CDS encoding GNAT family N-acetyltransferase, with product MALTLRRALTTDLAALATLMNTAYRGTGPNASWNTEARYLDGDRTSEAALKEDLAAKPESFLLIAEEDSQPPLRGCVWLEPQSDETWYLGSLTVDPTLQKSGLGRTLLASAEQWAKERGARTIEMHVINVRDTLIAWYERRGYRLTGETHPFPYGDNRFGTPLRNDLAFVVLDKQL from the coding sequence ATGGCTCTTACCCTTCGGCGCGCTCTTACAACCGACCTCGCAGCGCTCGCAACGCTGATGAACACCGCCTACCGAGGCACCGGCCCCAACGCAAGCTGGAACACAGAAGCCCGCTATCTCGACGGCGATCGCACCAGCGAAGCCGCCCTCAAAGAAGATCTCGCAGCCAAACCAGAATCCTTCCTGCTCATCGCCGAAGAGGATTCCCAGCCACCCCTAAGAGGCTGCGTCTGGCTCGAACCTCAGTCGGACGAAACCTGGTATCTCGGCTCGCTCACCGTCGATCCAACCTTGCAGAAATCCGGCCTAGGCCGCACCCTGCTGGCCTCGGCCGAGCAGTGGGCCAAAGAACGCGGTGCCCGTACCATCGAAATGCACGTCATCAACGTCCGCGACACGCTCATCGCCTGGTACGAACGGAGAGGCTATCGACTGACCGGCGAAACCCACCCATTCCCTTATGGTGACAACCGCTTCGGAACTCCCTTGCGCAATGACCTGGCCTTCGTCGTGCTGGACAAGCAACTATAA
- a CDS encoding VWA domain-containing protein, translating to MKHNVIAAALAGLMLAQNAGVAQQTAPAPQSQPAAIPDAPKPQTIPDLGNVTPGIGTTSTSNGDGPAPSDSDAPHLTDPQKKVTPSADDGPAPEVTAPGEGIKAFTLAPVTVNFVQTPFTVKDSKGHLVPGIDWREVRIYENGVRQHMAIFTSDPFPLSVALVIDQSVPFDTMTKVNNALSALQGAFTPYDQIAIFTYNNGPQMQTDFTAAQSARVTAVLERSKGKGRDPIMGTTGPLAQTTVINNSQFDPNTSPVRNNPGMTLNAPKELHTLNDAILEAAVALTKTGRGRRRIIYVISDGKEYGSKAKFKEVVKYLQTHEIQVYGTIVGDSATPFLGFLDRYHMPFQMRDDILPRYAAATGGQMASEFRTKGIEESFSEITKEVRTQYTVGYYTHEPFIDGKYRKTEVRVLRPNLNVISRDGYYPSAIDAVSPNAPASTNAPAAPTPPPGK from the coding sequence GTGAAGCACAACGTAATCGCGGCCGCATTGGCTGGCCTCATGCTCGCCCAGAACGCCGGAGTCGCACAACAGACCGCGCCTGCGCCCCAGTCCCAGCCCGCCGCCATTCCCGATGCTCCCAAGCCGCAGACCATTCCGGATCTGGGCAACGTTACCCCCGGCATCGGCACCACATCGACCTCGAACGGCGACGGCCCTGCGCCCTCTGACTCGGACGCTCCCCACCTCACCGACCCGCAAAAAAAGGTCACCCCCTCAGCCGATGACGGGCCCGCCCCCGAAGTCACCGCACCCGGCGAAGGTATCAAGGCCTTCACTCTGGCTCCCGTGACCGTCAACTTCGTCCAGACCCCCTTCACGGTCAAGGACTCCAAGGGCCACCTCGTCCCCGGCATCGACTGGCGCGAGGTCCGCATCTACGAGAACGGTGTCCGCCAGCACATGGCCATCTTCACCTCGGATCCCTTTCCACTCTCCGTCGCCCTCGTCATCGACCAGAGCGTCCCCTTCGACACCATGACCAAGGTCAACAACGCGCTCTCCGCGCTGCAGGGTGCCTTTACCCCTTATGACCAGATCGCCATCTTCACCTACAACAACGGCCCGCAGATGCAGACCGACTTCACCGCCGCGCAGAGCGCCCGTGTCACCGCTGTCCTCGAACGCTCCAAGGGCAAGGGCCGCGATCCAATCATGGGCACCACCGGCCCTCTGGCCCAAACGACCGTCATTAACAACTCCCAATTCGACCCCAACACCTCACCGGTTCGCAACAATCCCGGGATGACGCTGAACGCGCCCAAGGAACTGCACACGCTCAACGACGCCATTCTTGAGGCCGCCGTAGCCCTGACCAAGACCGGCCGCGGTCGCCGCCGCATCATCTACGTCATTAGCGATGGCAAGGAGTACGGCAGCAAGGCCAAATTCAAGGAGGTGGTGAAGTACCTGCAGACGCACGAGATTCAGGTATACGGCACCATCGTGGGCGACTCCGCCACGCCGTTCCTGGGTTTCCTCGACCGCTACCACATGCCCTTCCAGATGCGTGACGATATCCTCCCGCGCTACGCTGCAGCAACCGGCGGCCAGATGGCCTCCGAGTTCCGCACCAAGGGTATCGAAGAGAGCTTCTCTGAGATCACTAAGGAAGTCCGCACCCAGTACACCGTCGGCTACTACACCCATGAGCCCTTCATCGACGGCAAGTACCGCAAGACCGAGGTTCGAGTCCTTCGCCCGAATCTGAACGTCATCTCTCGCGACGGCTACTATCCCTCCGCGATCGACGCCGTCAGTCCCAATGCACCCGCCTCCACCAACGCTCCGGCAGCGCCCACGCCTCCGCCCGGCAAGTAA
- a CDS encoding GIY-YIG nuclease family protein — protein MRQDEYQFWVYILSNRSHILYIGMTNSLQKRVTEHRQQTPGSFTARYKITRLVYCEQFQYVNNAIAREKELKKWTRAQKIALIEAANPTWEELMPDEPESEFFNADSLRE, from the coding sequence ATGCGCCAGGACGAGTATCAATTCTGGGTCTACATCCTCTCCAACCGTTCGCACATTCTCTACATCGGCATGACCAACAGCCTTCAAAAACGTGTCACAGAACACCGGCAGCAGACTCCCGGCAGCTTCACCGCCCGTTACAAGATCACCCGGCTCGTGTACTGCGAACAGTTCCAATACGTCAATAACGCGATCGCCCGCGAGAAAGAACTTAAGAAATGGACACGGGCACAGAAGATCGCTCTCATCGAAGCCGCCAATCCTACGTGGGAAGAACTTATGCCCGACGAACCTGAGTCTGAATTCTTCAACGCAGATTCCCTTCGGGAATGA
- a CDS encoding VWA domain-containing protein: MRLLSALIPRPGLSLGLMTVLLLTTSALRAQEAPSPGGPPPPSTAAGQQESEDSPVATLKVQTNLVNVYFSVRDKNGFITNLKKDDCSIEEDKVPQKIKNFTQEKNLPLTIGILLDTSGSQMHVLPLEQESGAQFLKDVLTPKDEAFLISFDVNVDLLADYTNSPREIKRALDKAQINTGAGSGSVTGNGAARGTLLYDAVYLAANDKLKQEAGRKILVLLTDGGDQGSQETIKTAAEAAQKANAIVYVILIADRGFYSGMGMGFSGDGDMEKLAKDTGGRVINVGNDGKRLEAAFQQISDELRTQYLASYTPTNDKQDGTFRKLQLTCQKDQKVQARRGYYAVADASGDQ, translated from the coding sequence ATGCGCCTGCTCTCTGCTCTAATTCCGCGTCCCGGTCTTTCTCTCGGTCTGATGACCGTCCTTCTGCTGACCACCTCCGCGTTGCGTGCCCAGGAGGCACCGTCGCCTGGTGGGCCTCCGCCGCCGAGCACCGCCGCAGGCCAGCAGGAGAGCGAAGATTCGCCCGTAGCGACGCTGAAGGTGCAGACCAACCTGGTAAACGTGTACTTCTCGGTGCGTGACAAGAACGGGTTCATCACCAACCTGAAGAAGGATGATTGCTCGATCGAAGAGGACAAGGTTCCGCAGAAGATCAAGAACTTTACCCAGGAGAAGAACCTTCCGCTGACCATCGGGATTCTGCTGGACACCAGCGGAAGTCAGATGCACGTGTTGCCGCTCGAGCAGGAGTCTGGCGCACAGTTTTTGAAGGATGTGCTGACACCGAAGGACGAGGCGTTTCTGATCTCGTTCGACGTGAATGTGGACCTGCTGGCGGACTATACGAACTCGCCGCGTGAGATCAAGCGCGCTCTGGATAAGGCGCAGATCAACACCGGTGCGGGATCGGGTTCGGTGACTGGTAATGGCGCGGCACGAGGGACATTGCTATACGACGCGGTGTATCTGGCGGCGAATGACAAGCTGAAGCAGGAGGCGGGCCGGAAGATCCTGGTGCTGCTGACCGATGGCGGCGACCAGGGCTCGCAGGAGACGATCAAAACAGCGGCTGAAGCGGCGCAGAAGGCGAACGCGATCGTGTATGTGATCCTGATCGCCGACCGTGGTTTTTATAGCGGGATGGGGATGGGCTTCTCCGGGGACGGCGACATGGAGAAGCTGGCCAAGGACACCGGCGGGCGAGTGATCAACGTGGGCAACGATGGCAAGCGTCTGGAGGCAGCGTTTCAGCAGATATCGGACGAGTTGCGTACACAGTACCTGGCCAGCTACACGCCGACCAATGACAAGCAGGATGGGACGTTCCGCAAGCTGCAGTTGACCTGCCAGAAGGATCAGAAGGTGCAGGCTCGGCGCGGGTATTACGCGGTGGCGGACGCTTCGGGGGACCAGTAA
- a CDS encoding YcxB family protein: protein MTYEYVLTLADFKAAQRLFMRQTLWRRINGFLWIVILPIVGALSLGLLLYDVIFRHFKYPASIGGILAGLAWFGLYLAIMRPITIRRIFKQLSPGGGLEHSVSHELTENEFISRIPGRSEGRFLPAAFYGFAEDEQIAILLVSKKKFLFVPKRAMPEEAWAELRAWLDKNGKR, encoded by the coding sequence ATGACCTATGAATACGTACTGACCTTGGCAGACTTCAAAGCCGCGCAGCGCCTGTTCATGAGACAGACGCTTTGGCGACGCATCAATGGTTTCCTCTGGATTGTAATTTTGCCAATCGTCGGTGCACTCTCCCTCGGGCTCTTGCTATACGATGTCATCTTTCGGCACTTCAAATATCCCGCCTCAATCGGCGGCATTCTCGCTGGGTTAGCTTGGTTCGGATTGTACCTCGCCATTATGCGCCCAATAACGATACGGAGGATATTCAAACAGCTCAGCCCCGGCGGAGGCTTAGAACATTCGGTCTCGCACGAACTTACTGAAAACGAATTCATCTCTCGAATTCCCGGAAGAAGCGAGGGTCGATTTCTTCCTGCCGCTTTTTATGGCTTTGCAGAAGACGAGCAGATCGCAATTCTCTTGGTTAGCAAGAAAAAGTTCCTATTCGTCCCGAAACGGGCAATGCCTGAAGAGGCTTGGGCAGAGCTTCGGGCCTGGCTGGATAAAAACGGAAAGCGATAG
- the hisC gene encoding histidinol-phosphate transaminase: MTDTQTPATTIKPRRLVELMPEYHPPLAARTALRLDFNENTFAPSPRVIERLLQTTSEGLTKYPERERVEHLVAAHFNLAPDQVLLTNGVDEAIHLLCATFLEPEDEALIATPSFFMYDVSVQLMTSHLIRIQADETLQFPFERLLSAITPKTKLIMVASPNNPTGGIVPREQLLAIAAAAPHAVLFVDEAYYHFHGESMLADISTIPNLIPNLIVGRTFSKAYGLANLRLGMIAGNADLIRYVRKVASPYNINGIALDVLPVALEDEAYVRWYADQVATGRERMAAGLGALNVDFFPSHANFILMKIGPKHKELCEAMRTHGVLLRDRSSDPGCEGYVRITIGIEDHVTRGLEALKLSLNEIGWTPTP, encoded by the coding sequence ATGACCGACACGCAAACGCCCGCAACGACGATAAAGCCCCGCAGGCTCGTAGAGCTCATGCCCGAGTACCACCCGCCGCTCGCCGCTCGCACCGCCCTGCGCCTCGACTTCAACGAGAACACCTTCGCCCCGTCGCCGCGCGTCATCGAGCGCCTCCTCCAAACAACATCCGAAGGCCTCACCAAGTACCCCGAACGCGAACGCGTTGAGCACCTCGTCGCCGCGCACTTCAACCTCGCCCCCGATCAGGTGCTCCTCACCAACGGCGTCGACGAAGCCATCCATCTCCTCTGCGCCACCTTCCTCGAACCCGAAGACGAAGCCCTCATCGCCACGCCCAGCTTCTTCATGTACGACGTCAGCGTCCAACTGATGACCTCGCACCTGATCCGCATCCAGGCCGACGAGACGCTGCAATTCCCCTTCGAACGCCTCCTCAGCGCCATCACTCCCAAGACCAAGCTCATCATGGTCGCCTCGCCCAACAATCCCACCGGCGGCATTGTCCCCCGCGAGCAGCTCCTGGCCATCGCCGCCGCCGCGCCCCACGCCGTCCTCTTCGTCGATGAAGCCTACTACCACTTCCACGGTGAATCCATGCTCGCCGACATCAGCACCATCCCCAACCTCATCCCAAATTTGATTGTGGGCCGTACCTTCTCCAAAGCCTACGGCCTCGCCAACCTGCGCCTCGGCATGATCGCCGGCAACGCCGACCTCATCCGCTACGTCCGCAAGGTCGCCTCGCCGTACAACATCAACGGCATCGCCCTCGACGTTCTCCCCGTCGCGCTAGAAGACGAGGCCTACGTCCGCTGGTACGCAGACCAGGTCGCCACCGGACGTGAGCGCATGGCCGCTGGCCTCGGTGCACTCAACGTAGACTTCTTCCCCAGCCACGCCAACTTCATCTTGATGAAGATCGGCCCGAAGCACAAGGAACTCTGCGAAGCCATGCGAACCCACGGCGTGCTCCTACGCGACCGCTCCTCCGACCCCGGCTGCGAAGGCTACGTCCGCATCACCATCGGCATCGAAGACCACGTCACCCGCGGCCTCGAAGCCCTCAAACTATCCTTGAACGAGATCGGATGGACTCCCACACCCTAA
- the hisD gene encoding histidinol dehydrogenase, with protein MKLIRTYGRTAQTAAAAIDSLEQRGSVSTASVEPIVRAILSAIRKRGDKALLEYATKFDALQKGQPILVSQEEMQQAWDALDAKLQQAMRTAQANIRAFAEAQKSEEWTLTNSDGVTTGQIVRPLASVGCYVPGGRYPLPSTLLMTTTPARVAGVERIVVCSPNPAKETLAAAHLAGVTEFYRIGGAQAIAALAYGTTTIQPVNKIVGPGNLYVTAAKQLVSTVCGIDMPAGPTEIVVTSETGKPADIAADLVAQAEHDPETLAVFITTSEALGKQVAAEVKFQAKSNPLAKLSIAARGHIFVTKTVTEARELTNRLAPEHLTVDTLADLNWVQNAGSVFVGPWSPQAMGDYVSGPNHVLPTGRNGRIRGGLSVMDFLKVITVQQYTRKGLKSLGPHAAALADAEGLTGHAASVRMRMK; from the coding sequence ATGAAACTGATCCGCACCTACGGACGCACCGCCCAGACCGCCGCTGCCGCCATCGACTCCCTCGAGCAGCGCGGCTCCGTCTCCACCGCAAGCGTCGAGCCCATAGTCCGCGCCATCCTCTCCGCCATCCGCAAGCGCGGCGACAAAGCACTCCTCGAATACGCCACGAAATTCGACGCCCTCCAAAAAGGCCAGCCCATCCTTGTCTCGCAAGAAGAGATGCAACAAGCCTGGGATGCCTTGGACGCTAAGCTCCAGCAAGCTATGCGCACCGCCCAAGCCAACATCCGCGCCTTCGCCGAGGCCCAGAAGTCCGAAGAGTGGACGCTGACTAATTCCGACGGCGTGACCACAGGCCAGATCGTCCGCCCCCTAGCGAGCGTAGGCTGCTACGTCCCCGGTGGCCGCTATCCTCTGCCATCCACGCTCCTGATGACCACCACACCCGCAAGAGTCGCCGGCGTCGAACGCATCGTAGTTTGCTCCCCCAATCCGGCAAAGGAAACCCTCGCCGCCGCCCATCTCGCCGGCGTCACCGAGTTTTACCGCATCGGCGGCGCGCAAGCCATCGCCGCCCTCGCCTACGGCACCACAACCATCCAGCCAGTCAACAAGATCGTCGGCCCCGGCAATCTCTACGTCACGGCCGCCAAGCAGCTCGTCTCCACCGTCTGCGGCATCGACATGCCCGCAGGCCCAACCGAGATCGTCGTCACCAGCGAGACCGGCAAGCCAGCAGACATTGCCGCCGATCTCGTCGCCCAGGCCGAGCATGACCCCGAGACCCTCGCTGTCTTCATCACGACCAGCGAAGCTCTCGGCAAACAAGTAGCCGCCGAAGTAAAATTCCAGGCCAAATCAAATCCGCTGGCCAAGCTATCCATCGCCGCGCGTGGCCACATATTCGTAACCAAAACGGTTACAGAAGCCCGCGAGCTCACCAATCGCCTCGCCCCCGAGCACCTCACCGTCGATACCCTCGCCGACCTCAACTGGGTCCAGAACGCCGGCTCCGTCTTCGTCGGCCCCTGGTCCCCGCAAGCCATGGGCGACTACGTCTCCGGCCCCAACCACGTCCTTCCCACCGGTCGCAACGGCCGCATCCGCGGCGGCCTCAGCGTCATGGACTTCCTCAAGGTCATCACCGTCCAGCAATACACCCGCAAGGGACTCAAGTCCCTTGGCCCCCACGCCGCCGCGCTCGCCGATGCCGAAGGCCTGACAGGCCACGCCGCCAGCGTAAGAATGAGGATGAAATGA
- a CDS encoding 1-(5-phosphoribosyl)-5-[(5-phosphoribosylamino)methylideneamino]imidazole-4-carboxamide isomerase — MLIPSIDLMGGKIVQLIQGQRLALSFDDFDYWIDRFSKYPMVQLIDLDAAMRQGDNRALIEMVCKRLPCQVGGGLKTPEDGQALLNAGAKRVIYGSSLFSPEGVNKTFAASLKKALGEDALVFSVDTKGGQVAIKGWKDTVALTPEEAITWLEDFCSAFLYTHVDIEGTMAGFPMQVAAILRSTTARQLIVAGGIKERAEIDELDAMGVDAVAGMAVYTGAMEA; from the coding sequence ATGCTCATCCCCTCCATCGACCTCATGGGCGGCAAGATCGTCCAGCTCATCCAGGGCCAGCGCCTCGCCCTCTCCTTCGACGACTTCGACTACTGGATCGACCGCTTCTCGAAGTACCCCATGGTTCAGCTCATCGACCTCGACGCCGCCATGCGCCAGGGCGACAACCGCGCCCTCATCGAGATGGTCTGCAAGCGTCTTCCCTGCCAGGTTGGCGGAGGTCTGAAAACTCCTGAAGATGGCCAGGCCCTGCTCAACGCCGGAGCCAAGCGCGTCATCTACGGCTCGAGCCTCTTCAGCCCCGAAGGAGTGAACAAGACCTTCGCCGCCAGCCTCAAAAAAGCACTCGGTGAAGACGCCCTCGTCTTCTCAGTAGACACCAAGGGCGGCCAAGTTGCCATCAAGGGCTGGAAGGACACCGTCGCCCTCACGCCCGAAGAGGCCATCACCTGGCTCGAAGACTTTTGCTCGGCCTTCCTCTACACCCACGTCGACATCGAAGGCACCATGGCCGGCTTCCCCATGCAGGTCGCCGCCATCCTCAGGTCTACAACCGCCCGTCAACTGATCGTTGCCGGGGGCATCAAGGAACGCGCCGAGATCGACGAACTAGACGCTATGGGCGTCGACGCCGTCGCAGGAATGGCCGTCTACACCGGAGCGATGGAAGCCTAA
- the hisB gene encoding imidazoleglycerol-phosphate dehydratase HisB, with product MTKTKPRTGTIKRSTTETQIALKLTVDGQGVYKVSTGIRFFDHMLELFTRHGGFDLTLTCTGDLDVDQHHTVEDVGIALGEAFNKALGDKKGILRAGYFVMAMDETLAVAAVDLSGRVAYVVDDKVKVRLVGDFQSELLADFFDGFARGAKANVHVKTMYGRSNHHKIEAIFKAFARALRGACSRDERMKDLLPSTKGLL from the coding sequence ATGACCAAGACAAAGCCCCGCACCGGCACCATCAAACGCTCCACCACCGAAACCCAGATCGCCCTCAAACTCACCGTCGACGGCCAGGGCGTATACAAGGTCTCCACCGGCATCCGCTTCTTCGACCACATGCTGGAGCTCTTCACCCGCCACGGCGGCTTCGACCTCACACTCACCTGCACCGGCGATCTCGACGTCGACCAGCACCACACCGTCGAAGACGTCGGCATCGCGCTCGGCGAGGCCTTCAACAAGGCGCTCGGCGACAAGAAGGGCATCCTCCGCGCCGGCTACTTCGTCATGGCCATGGACGAGACCCTCGCCGTCGCCGCCGTCGACCTCTCCGGCCGCGTCGCCTACGTCGTCGACGACAAGGTCAAGGTGCGCCTCGTCGGCGACTTCCAAAGCGAGCTCCTCGCCGACTTCTTCGACGGCTTCGCCCGCGGGGCCAAGGCCAACGTCCACGTCAAGACCATGTACGGCCGCAGCAATCACCACAAGATCGAAGCCATCTTCAAAGCCTTCGCCCGCGCCCTCCGCGGAGCCTGCAGCCGCGACGAACGCATGAAGGACTTGTTGCCCAGCACAAAGGGCCTCTTATAG